One region of Oryza sativa Japonica Group chromosome 5, ASM3414082v1 genomic DNA includes:
- the LOC4338639 gene encoding uncharacterized protein, protein MHTCEVISDYMFFLLVTQPAMLPVQRNVYDLLALVLNDAGYARTSSKEQFLETVASGEYSWDQPFMDFRAAPPDDMLQQGWKGLHAALQVMLQIWVRLLIYAAGKSQHARRLSMGGELLTFVWLLMAHRELGDIYNIQFQLVEKEKDGSVRTGPNSTITTDIYTLFRLGHPIDMIK, encoded by the coding sequence ATGCATACATGCGAGGTGATATCTGACTACATGTTCTTCCTGCTGGTCACGCAGCCTGCCATGCTGCCTGTTCAACGCAATGTGTATGATTTGTTAGCATTGGTTTTGAACGATGCCGGCTATGCACGTACCTCCAGCAAGGAGCAGTTTCTTGAGACAGTGGCTAGCGGTGAGTACTCGTGGGACCAACCATTCATGGACTTCAGGGCAGCACCTCCTGATGACATGTTGCAGCAGGGTTGGAAGGGTTTGCATGCAGCGCTGCAAGTAATGTTGCAGATCTGGGTGCGGCTGCTGATCTACGCGGCGGGCAAGTCCCAGCACGCACGGCGGCTGAGCATGGGAGGGGAGCTGCTCACCTTCGTTTGGCTCCTCATGGCGCATCGGGAGCTTGGAGACATCTATAATATCCAGTTCCAGCTTGTGGAAAAAGAGAAAGACGGGTCAGTCCGTACTGGTCCTAATTCAACAATAACCACCGACATATATACTCTTTTCCGTTTAGGTCATCCGATCGACATGATCAAATAG
- the LOC4338640 gene encoding probable ADP-ribosylation factor GTPase-activating protein AGD11 isoform X2, whose product MHRQDVRTKEAEEERMEENNLLHFLDSPNAHYRRKCEEYVSAHDDEAHCDASDVDLANARERLEHLLKQPANKFCADCGTPDPKWAALPFGALICIKCSGTHRSLGVHISKVISVNLDEWTDEEVNCLAGSGGNATVNTRYEAFLPENFKKPRHDCTTEERCNFIRKKYEFQQFVTDPQFSCPLRLNTKHAPDKNQQQQNCSARHGFGHAFRNSWKRKDTDNKGLKKMTDVGMVEFVGLIKVDIRRGTNLAVRDVMSSDPYVMLNLGHQTMKTKVIKNTLNPVWNERLMLSIPHPVPPLKLLRRPDGRCGGGHPAADRRGARTRELGRHRRLGGGHEAAGERRRHAGQGQRHLRRRRQGEAGHRAEAPERGARGAGDRARVRAAQPVV is encoded by the exons aTGCATCGCCAGGACGTGAGGACgaaggaggccgaggaggagaggatggagGAGAACAATCTCCTGCATTTTCTAGATAGCCCAAACGCGCATTACAGAAG gaaATGTGAAGAATACGTATCCGCGCATGATGATGAAGCCCATTGCGATGCATCAG ATGTAGATCTGGCCAATGCAAGGGAAAGATTGGAGCATCTGTTGAAACAACCTGCCAACAAGTTCTGTGCAGACTGTGGTACCCCTGATCCAAAATGGGC GGCCTTGCCTTTTGGTGCGTTGATTTGCATAAAGTGCTCTGGAACTCATAGAAGTCTTGGAGTACACATATCAAAG GTAATTTCCGTGAATCTAGACGAATGGACAGATGAAGAGGTCAATTGTTTAGCTGGTTCAGGTGGAAATGCTACGGTGAACACAAGATATGAGGCCTTTTTGCCAGAGAACTTTAAAAAGCCCAGACATGATTGCACAACAGAGGAGCGTTGCAATTTCATTAG GAAAAAGTACGAGTTTCAACAGTTTGTGACTGATCCACAGTTTTCATGCCCTTTACGATTGAATACCAAACACGCACCAGACAAGAATCAGCAGCAGCAAAACTGCAGTGCGCGACATGGTTTTGGCCATGCTTTTAGGAATAGCTGGAAGAGAAAGGACACAGATAACAAAGGACTAAAGAAAATG acggATGTGGGTATGGTGGAATTTGTTGGATTAATTAAGGTTGATATTAGACGGGGCACAAATCTTGCTGTTCGTGATGTGATGTCAAGTGATCCATATGTTATGCTTAACCTAGGACACCAA ACCATGAAAACGAAGGTGATAAAGAACACCCTGAATCCTGTATGGAATGAAAGACTAATGCTATCGATCCCTCACCCGGTGCCGCCTCTTAAATTG CTCCGACGACCGGATGGGCGATGTGGAGGTGGACATCCAGCCGCTGATCGCCGCGGCGCGAGAACACGAGAGCtcggccgccatcgccggctCGGTGGAGGTCACGAAGCTGCTGGCGAGCGACGACGGCACGCTGGCCAGGGACAGCGTCATCTCCGTCGTCGACGGCAAGGTGAAGCAGGACATCGCGCTGAGGCTCCAGAACGTGGAGCACGGGGAGCTGGAGATCGAGCTCGAGTGCGTGCCGCTCAGCCAGTAGTATAG
- the LOC4338641 gene encoding cation/H(+) antiporter 20: MAAAAVTVKMASDGMWQGENPLDFALPLLALQVAVILVITQGLALALKPLRQPRVVAEILGGILLGPSALGRWGPFRRTLFPAWSAAALDTVSGLGLLLFLFLVGLELDFRSVRRVGPRSVAIAAAGIAPPFLAAAGLVPLLDVAVPAPRRASFLPLCVFVGAALSVTALPVLACILKELSLLGVPFGDTAMAAAAVNDVFAWVLLALALAVSGGGGGEPKGPPLAPVYILASGAAFVAFMLGALRPLMARLARRLGPDRAGDLACTGAVACVLLAGAATDAIGVHPVFGAFVFGLAMPREGGLAERAGEKVAPLVSGLMLPLYFATSGLHTDIDNVRGAAAWGMVALVVAVAIGGKFAGTFAVAAGTGMPRREAAALGVAMSAKGLVELIVLNIGKERKVLDDTTFAIFVIMALTTTVLATPFMTALYRRTPTATTPESDDVELNGGDACPA; the protein is encoded by the exons atggcggcggcggcggtcaccGTGAAGATGGCGTCGGACGGGATGTGGCAGGGGGAGAACCCGCTGGACTTCGCGCTGCCGCTGCTGGCGCTGCAGGTGGCCGTCATCCTGGTGATCACGCAGGGCCTCGCGCTCGCGCTTAAGCCCCTGCGCCAGCCTAGGGTGGTCGCCGAGATCCTG GGTGGCATCTTGCTGGGGCCGTCGGCTCTCGGCCGGTGGGGCCCCTTCCGCCGCACCCTCTTCCCGGCGTggagcgccgccgcgctggACACCGTCTCCGGCCTCGGCCTGCTGCTCTTCCTCTTCCTGGTCGGCCTCGAGCTCGACTTCCGCTCCGTGCGCCGCGTCGGGCCGCGCAGCGTGGCCATCGCCGCGGCGGGCATCGCGCCCccgttcctcgccgccgcgggcctCGTGCCGCTCCTCGACGTCGCCGtcccggcgccgcgccgcgcgtccTTCCTCCCGCTCTGCGTGTTCGTCGGCGCCGCGCTCTCGGTGACCGCGCTCCCCGTGCTCGCCTGCATCCTCAAGGAGCTCAGCCTCCTCGGCGTGCCCTTCGGCGACACcgccatggcggccgccgccgtaaACGACGTCTTCGCTTGGgtcctcctcgccctcgcgctcgccgtctccggcggcggaggcggcgagccgAAGGGGCCCCCTCTCGCGCCGGTGTACATCCTCGCGTCGGGTGCCGCCTTCGTGGCGTTCATGCTCGGCGCGCTCCGCCCGCTCATGGCGCGCCTGGCGCGCCGCCTTGGCCCCGACCGCGCGGGCGACCTGGCGTGCACCGGCGCCGTGGCGTGcgtgctcctcgccggcgccgccaccgacgccatCGGCGTGCACCCGGTGTTCGGCGCGTTCGTGTTCGGGCTGGCCATGCCGCGGGAGGGCGGCCTCGCGGAGCGCGCGGGCGAGAAGGTGGCACCGCTGGTGTCCGGGCTGATGCTGCCGCTCTACTTCGCCACGAGCGGCCTGCACACGGACATCGACAACGTCCGTGGCGCGGCCGCGTGGGGCATGGTCGCGCTCGTCGTGGCCGTGGCCATCGGCGGGAAGTTCGCCGGGACGTtcgcggtggccgccggcaCCGGCATGCCCAggcgcgaggccgccgccctcgGCGTGGCCATGAGCGCCAAGGGGCTCGTCGAGCTCATCGTGCTCAACATCGGCAAGGAGAGGAAG gtGCTGGACGACACGACGTTTGCCATCTTCGTGATCATGGCGCTAACGACGACGGTGCTCGCGACGCCGTTCATGACGGCGCTCTACCGGCGCACGCCGACGGCGACCACGCCGGAGAGCGATGACGTGGAGCTCAATGGTGGCGACGCTTGTCCGGCTTAG
- the LOC4338640 gene encoding probable ADP-ribosylation factor GTPase-activating protein AGD11 isoform X1 produces the protein MHRQDVRTKEAEEERMEENNLLHFLDSPNAHYRRKCEEYVSAHDDEAHCDASDVDLANARERLEHLLKQPANKFCADCGTPDPKWAALPFGALICIKCSGTHRSLGVHISKVISVNLDEWTDEEVNCLAGSGGNATVNTRYEAFLPENFKKPRHDCTTEERCNFIRKKYEFQQFVTDPQFSCPLRLNTKHAPDKNQQQQNCSARHGFGHAFRNSWKRKDTDNKGLKKMTDVGMVEFVGLIKVDIRRGTNLAVRDVMSSDPYVMLNLGHQTMKTKVIKNTLNPVWNERLMLSIPHPVPPLKLQVFDKDTFSSDDRMGDVEVDIQPLIAAAREHESSAAIAGSVEVTKLLASDDGTLARDSVISVVDGKVKQDIALRLQNVEHGELEIELECVPLSQ, from the exons aTGCATCGCCAGGACGTGAGGACgaaggaggccgaggaggagaggatggagGAGAACAATCTCCTGCATTTTCTAGATAGCCCAAACGCGCATTACAGAAG gaaATGTGAAGAATACGTATCCGCGCATGATGATGAAGCCCATTGCGATGCATCAG ATGTAGATCTGGCCAATGCAAGGGAAAGATTGGAGCATCTGTTGAAACAACCTGCCAACAAGTTCTGTGCAGACTGTGGTACCCCTGATCCAAAATGGGC GGCCTTGCCTTTTGGTGCGTTGATTTGCATAAAGTGCTCTGGAACTCATAGAAGTCTTGGAGTACACATATCAAAG GTAATTTCCGTGAATCTAGACGAATGGACAGATGAAGAGGTCAATTGTTTAGCTGGTTCAGGTGGAAATGCTACGGTGAACACAAGATATGAGGCCTTTTTGCCAGAGAACTTTAAAAAGCCCAGACATGATTGCACAACAGAGGAGCGTTGCAATTTCATTAG GAAAAAGTACGAGTTTCAACAGTTTGTGACTGATCCACAGTTTTCATGCCCTTTACGATTGAATACCAAACACGCACCAGACAAGAATCAGCAGCAGCAAAACTGCAGTGCGCGACATGGTTTTGGCCATGCTTTTAGGAATAGCTGGAAGAGAAAGGACACAGATAACAAAGGACTAAAGAAAATG acggATGTGGGTATGGTGGAATTTGTTGGATTAATTAAGGTTGATATTAGACGGGGCACAAATCTTGCTGTTCGTGATGTGATGTCAAGTGATCCATATGTTATGCTTAACCTAGGACACCAA ACCATGAAAACGAAGGTGATAAAGAACACCCTGAATCCTGTATGGAATGAAAGACTAATGCTATCGATCCCTCACCCGGTGCCGCCTCTTAAATTG CAAGTGTTCGACAAGGACACGTTCAGCTCCGACGACCGGATGGGCGATGTGGAGGTGGACATCCAGCCGCTGATCGCCGCGGCGCGAGAACACGAGAGCtcggccgccatcgccggctCGGTGGAGGTCACGAAGCTGCTGGCGAGCGACGACGGCACGCTGGCCAGGGACAGCGTCATCTCCGTCGTCGACGGCAAGGTGAAGCAGGACATCGCGCTGAGGCTCCAGAACGTGGAGCACGGGGAGCTGGAGATCGAGCTCGAGTGCGTGCCGCTCAGCCAGTAG
- the LOC9272160 gene encoding cytochrome P450 CYP94D108: METAHLAYVLLFLVTAVLLFHLRRGGRSAPAKLTTAHRPHPNPVLGNTVEFIRNRRRFFDWYTDLLRASPSGAIEAWGPFGAGHAVTTACPAAVEHLLRGNFGNYVRGASFRAAMSELIGDGLFAADGRLWSVQRKVASYAFSSRALRRFSDDVLAVHLRGGLLPFLDAAAASGEAVDLQDALRRFAFDSICHVAFGVESSTLLETAREDSGRHEALFAAFDAAVEISFRRALAPFTLVRKLTGLVNVGSSRRLREAIGVIDDYAMSVVESKEAACRDRDSEDVDPDLLSRFMAAMDEEDGGELGAMFPTPEGKRRLLRDVVVSFVLAGKDTTSSALTWLFWLLAANPRCERRVRDEVSRSPDGDGGGDAKGMHTHYLHAAITEAMRLYPPVPFNGRVAVGDDVLPGGAAVRAGWFANYSAYAMGRMERLWGEGCLEFSPERWLRDGGEFVAVDAARYPVFHAGPRACLGKEMAYVQMKTVAAAVLRRFSVEVAAPAPAMESPPAYEMTATMKMKGGLWVRLRKRE; the protein is encoded by the coding sequence ATGGAGACCGCGCATCTAGCCTACGTGCTCCTCTTCCTCgtcaccgccgtcctcctcttccatctccggcgaggcggccggtcagCTCCGGCGAAGCTCACGACGGCGCACCGCCCGCACCCGAACCCCGTCCTGGGCAACACCGTCGAGTTCATCCGCAACCGGCGCCGCTTCTTCGACTGGTACACCGACCTGCtgcgcgcgtcgccgtcgggcGCCATCGAGGCGTGGGGCCCGTTCGGCGCCGGCCACGCGGTGACCACGGCGTGCCCGGCCGCCGTCGAACACCTCCTGCGCGGCAACTTCGGCAACTATGTCAGGGGGGCGAGCTTCCGCGCCGCGATGTCCGAGCTCATCGGCGACGGCCTCTTCGCCGCCGACGGGCGCCTCTGGAGCGTCCAGAGGAAAGTGGCGTCCTACGCCTTCTCCTCCCGCGCGCTCCGCCGCTTCTCCGACGACGTCCTCGCCGTGCACCTCCGCGGAGGGCTCCTCCCGTTcctggacgccgccgcggcgtccgggGAGGCCGTCGACCTGCAGGACGCGCTCCGCCGGTTCGCCTTCGACAGCATCTGCCACGTCGCGTTCGGCGTCGAGAGCTCGACGCTGCTCGAGACGGCGAGGGAGGACTCCGGCCGCCACGAGGCCCTCTTCGCGGcgttcgacgccgccgtcgagatCTCCTTCCGGAGGGCGCTGGCGCCGTTCACCCTCGTGCGGAAGCTCACGGGCCTCGTCAACGTCGGCAGCTCGCGCCGGCTCCGCGAAGCCATCGGTGTCATCGACGACTACGCCATGTCCGTCGTCGAATCCAAGGAGGCGGCGTGTCGCGATCGCGATAGCGAGGACGTGGACCCGGACCTGCTGTCGCGGTTCATGGCGGCCATggacgaggaggacggcggcgagctgggCGCCATGTTCCCCACGCCGGAGGGGAAGCGCCGGCTCCTGCGCGACGTGGTCGTGAGCTTCGTGCTGGCCGGCAAGGACACGACGTCGTCCGCCCTGACGTGGCTCTTCTGGCTCCTCGCCGCGAACCCGCGGTGCGAGAGGCGCGTCCGCGACGAGGTGTCGCGGTcgcccgacggcgacggcggcggcgacgcgaaggGGATGCACACGCACTACCTCCACGCTGCGATCACGGAGGCGATGCGGCTGTACCCGCCGGTGCCGTTCAACGGGAGGGTGGCGGTCGGCGACGACGTGCtcccgggcggcgcggcggtgcgcGCCGGGTGGTTCGCCAACTACTCCGCGTACGCGATGGGGCGGATGGAGAGGCTGTGGGGCGAGGGCTGCCTCGAGTTCTCGCCGGAGCGATGgctccgcgacggcggcgagttcGTGGCCGTGGACGCGGCGCGGTACCCGGTGTTCCACGCCGGGCCGAGGGCGTGCCTCGGGAAGGAGATGGCGTACGTGCAGATGAAGACGGTGGCGGCAGCCGTGCTGCGGAGGTTCAGCGtcgaggtggcggcgccggctccGGCCATGGAATCGCCGCCGGCGTACGAGATGACGGCGACGATGAAGATGAAGGGCGGGCTGTGGGTGCGGCTAAGGAAGCGGGAATAG